The Epinephelus lanceolatus isolate andai-2023 chromosome 1, ASM4190304v1, whole genome shotgun sequence genome has a window encoding:
- the setmar gene encoding histone-lysine N-methyltransferase SETMAR isoform X1 yields MNIDRNVDLVDLSNGLENVPVFTERSSAVMTFPEFQYSPDNVQGPGCTIDPSEVTLPGCSCLSHSCFTESCSCLQTHGQAYDSAGTLLNLSRTDSGYCSPVFECNALCTCSDACSNRVVQRGPRLRLEVYSTENRGWGVRTLEAIPHGTFVCEYAGEVISFEEARRRQLAQRSEENNYIIAVREHAGTGSITETFVDPAMVGNVGRFLNHSCQPNLFMQPVRVHSVVPRLALFAGRNIDAQEELTFDYSGGYSNQPPVEMLSTQNDAASRTDGLQRKECHCGANNCVQFLPLDLSIIK; encoded by the exons ATgaatattgacagaaatgtgGATTTAGTGGATTTGAGCAACGGCCTCGAGAATGTTCCTGTTTTTACTGAACGGAGTTCAGCCGTAATGACGTTTCCTGAATTTCAG tATTCCCCAGATAATGTTCAGGGACCAGGTTGCACCATTGACCCCAGTGAAGTAACCCTTCCTGGATGCTCCTGCCTCTCCCACTCCTGCTTTACTGAGAGCTGCTCCTGCCTGCAGACTCATGGGCAGGCGTACGACAGCGCAGGCACACTGCTGAACCTTAGCAGGACGGACTCTGGCTACTGCTCACCTGTGTTTGAGTGCAATGCCCTTTGCACCTGCAGTGATGCCTGCTCTAACCGGGTGGTGCAGAGAGGGCCAAGACTCAGACTAGAGGTTTACAGCACCGAGAACAGGGGCTGGGGAGTAAGAACATTAGAGGCAATCCCACATGGGACATTTGTGTGCGAGTATGCAGGAGAGGTGATCAGTTTTGAGGAGGCCAGACGCAGACAGCTCGCCCAGAGATCTGAGGAAAATAACTACATCATTGCCGTAAGGGAGCATGCAGGTACAGGCTCTATCACGGAGACATTTGTGGACCCTGCCatggtgggaaatgtaggccgGTTTCTCAACCACTCCTGCCAGCCCAACCTGTTCATGCAGCCAGTCCGTGTGCACTCTGTGGTTCCCAGGTTGGCGCTGTTTGCTGGACGGAACATTGATGCGCAAGAGGAGCTGACGTTTGACTACTCCGGAGGATACAGTAATCAACCACCTGTAGAGATGCTGTCCACACAAAATGATGCTGCCAGCAGGACAGATGGACTCCAGAGGAAAGAGTGCCACTGTGGTGCCAACAACTGTGTTCAGTTTCTCCCATTGGATTTATCGATTATCAAGTGA
- the setmar gene encoding histone-lysine N-methyltransferase SETMAR isoform X2, with product MSHYSPDNVQGPGCTIDPSEVTLPGCSCLSHSCFTESCSCLQTHGQAYDSAGTLLNLSRTDSGYCSPVFECNALCTCSDACSNRVVQRGPRLRLEVYSTENRGWGVRTLEAIPHGTFVCEYAGEVISFEEARRRQLAQRSEENNYIIAVREHAGTGSITETFVDPAMVGNVGRFLNHSCQPNLFMQPVRVHSVVPRLALFAGRNIDAQEELTFDYSGGYSNQPPVEMLSTQNDAASRTDGLQRKECHCGANNCVQFLPLDLSIIK from the exons ATGAGTCAT tATTCCCCAGATAATGTTCAGGGACCAGGTTGCACCATTGACCCCAGTGAAGTAACCCTTCCTGGATGCTCCTGCCTCTCCCACTCCTGCTTTACTGAGAGCTGCTCCTGCCTGCAGACTCATGGGCAGGCGTACGACAGCGCAGGCACACTGCTGAACCTTAGCAGGACGGACTCTGGCTACTGCTCACCTGTGTTTGAGTGCAATGCCCTTTGCACCTGCAGTGATGCCTGCTCTAACCGGGTGGTGCAGAGAGGGCCAAGACTCAGACTAGAGGTTTACAGCACCGAGAACAGGGGCTGGGGAGTAAGAACATTAGAGGCAATCCCACATGGGACATTTGTGTGCGAGTATGCAGGAGAGGTGATCAGTTTTGAGGAGGCCAGACGCAGACAGCTCGCCCAGAGATCTGAGGAAAATAACTACATCATTGCCGTAAGGGAGCATGCAGGTACAGGCTCTATCACGGAGACATTTGTGGACCCTGCCatggtgggaaatgtaggccgGTTTCTCAACCACTCCTGCCAGCCCAACCTGTTCATGCAGCCAGTCCGTGTGCACTCTGTGGTTCCCAGGTTGGCGCTGTTTGCTGGACGGAACATTGATGCGCAAGAGGAGCTGACGTTTGACTACTCCGGAGGATACAGTAATCAACCACCTGTAGAGATGCTGTCCACACAAAATGATGCTGCCAGCAGGACAGATGGACTCCAGAGGAAAGAGTGCCACTGTGGTGCCAACAACTGTGTTCAGTTTCTCCCATTGGATTTATCGATTATCAAGTGA